The proteins below come from a single Rhizobium sp. BT04 genomic window:
- a CDS encoding glycosyl transferase — protein sequence MLTVVLECHDQESELAQTLSVLVAGAVEGLVSDVIVLDHGSRDGTSRVADAAGCRFHSQWDIKDIVRSARGEWLLFVEPGARPQAGWIDEIAEYVALNKLPARFTASRGYRRPFFQRVGRTVPPLELGFLVPKKLALATAKSGMALTEFVKGQKPRKLASELIPSWVARAAR from the coding sequence ATGTTGACGGTTGTTCTCGAATGCCATGATCAGGAATCTGAGCTGGCGCAGACTTTATCGGTACTGGTGGCAGGCGCGGTGGAAGGGCTTGTCAGCGATGTGATCGTGCTCGATCACGGCTCGCGCGACGGTACCTCACGAGTGGCCGACGCTGCCGGCTGCCGCTTCCATTCACAATGGGATATCAAGGACATCGTCCGCTCCGCCCGCGGCGAATGGCTGCTCTTCGTCGAGCCGGGCGCCAGACCGCAGGCCGGCTGGATCGATGAGATCGCCGAATATGTGGCGCTGAACAAGCTGCCGGCGCGCTTTACCGCGTCGAGGGGCTATCGGCGCCCGTTCTTCCAGCGTGTCGGCCGCACCGTACCCCCGCTGGAGCTTGGTTTCCTCGTGCCGAAAAAGCTGGCGCTCGCCACCGCCAAAAGCGGGATGGCTCTTACGGAATTCGTCAAAGGCCAGAAGCCGCGCAAGCTGGCGAGCGAACTCATTCCCTCCTGGGTCGCCCGCGCCGCACGGTAG
- the moaB gene encoding molybdenum cofactor biosynthesis protein B yields MAGLDEKRPFIAVGIAILTVSDTRTPETDKSGDTLAARITEAGHRLVDRAIVPDDREKIAARVKAWTESKDIDVVITTGGTGFTGRDVTPEAVEPLFEKRMDGFSAVFHRISYEKIGTATIQSRATAGVANSTFIFALPGSPGACRDAWDGILKGQLDYRSVPCNFVEIMPRLDEHLKRGATK; encoded by the coding sequence ATGGCAGGTCTGGACGAAAAGCGGCCCTTCATCGCCGTCGGCATCGCGATTCTCACCGTCTCGGATACGCGCACGCCGGAGACGGACAAATCAGGCGACACGCTGGCGGCGCGAATCACCGAGGCCGGCCACAGGCTGGTCGACCGGGCGATCGTGCCCGATGATCGCGAGAAAATCGCCGCACGGGTGAAGGCCTGGACGGAGAGCAAAGACATCGACGTCGTCATCACCACTGGTGGTACCGGCTTTACCGGCCGCGACGTGACGCCGGAGGCGGTGGAGCCGTTGTTCGAAAAGCGCATGGACGGCTTTTCCGCCGTCTTCCACCGCATCTCCTACGAGAAGATCGGCACGGCGACGATCCAGTCGCGCGCGACGGCAGGCGTTGCCAATTCCACCTTCATCTTTGCACTGCCGGGATCGCCCGGCGCCTGCCGGGATGCCTGGGACGGCATTCTGAAAGGACAGCTCGACTATCGCAGCGTGCCCTGCAATTTCGTCGAGATCATGCCGCGTCTGGACGAGCATCTGAAACGCGGCGCGACCAAATAG